From a single Populus nigra chromosome 18, ddPopNigr1.1, whole genome shotgun sequence genomic region:
- the LOC133678652 gene encoding transcription factor MYB1R1-like — translation MVVGSSSTGSGVEGAAETRPKEILLFGVRVVVDNMRKIVSLNNMNDYEHLNDNEEDEEAAAGASASAAVSGYMSADDTVQHSSSASERRGQRKRGLPWTEEEHKRFLVGLQKMGKGDWRGISRNFVKTRTSTQVASHAQKHFLRNSNVNRRRRRSSLFDITTDMVTETPMEEQQAQCQDSKSNNQAPKTNPPLQANSTTSFPGVLPFPIRRRTVSPAVSPLQIESPIMENRSLGQGNQSLNCSTNLVLTVPVVPAPCTSAMPDLNLNLKPVADSSPLSLDLSSSSDQRASSSRHSAFQTMSSLKNGDNIIVVA, via the exons ATGGTGGTCGGTAGTAGCTCCACAGGTAGCGGTGTTGAAGGAGCGGCAGAGACGAGGCCGAAGGAGATTTTGTTGTTTGGAGTCAGAGTGGTGGTTGATAACATGAGGAAAATTGTGAGTTTGAATAATATGAATGATTATGAGCACTTGAATGATAACgaggaagatgaagaagccgCTGCCggtgcttctgcttctgctgcTGTTTCTGGTTATATGTCTGCAGACGACACCGTTCAACACTCTTCTTCAGCCTCTGAAAGGCGTGGCCAACGAAAGagag GATTGCCATGGACAGAGGAGGAGCACAAGAGATTCCTTGTAGGATTGCAGAAAATGGGCAAAGGAGACTGGAGAGGAATTTCTCGCAATTTTGTCAAGACCCGAACATCAACTCAGGTTGCTAGTCATGCTCAGAAGCATTTTCTCCGCAACAGTAATGTGAATCGCCGCCGCCGCCGATCTAGCCTCTTTGATATCACCACCGATATG GTGACGGAAACTCCAATGGAAGAGCAGCAAGCTCAATGCCAAGACAGCAAGAGCAACAACCAGGCACCCAAGACAAATCCACCGCTGCAAGCCAACAGTACCACCAGTTTCCCTGGGGTGCTGCCTTTCCCTATAAGAAGGAGAACTGTCAGTCCTGCCGTGTCGCCTCTCCAAATTGAGAGTCCAATAATGGAAAACCGGTCACTTGGACAAGGCAATCAATCCCTTAACTGCTCAACAAATCTAGTCCTCACAGTCCCCGTCGTCCCAGCTCCTTGTACTTCAGCAATGCCTGATCTTAACTTAAACTTGAAGCCGGTTGCTGATTCATCTCCGTTGTCACTCGATCTGTCTTCATCGTCTGATCAGAGGGCATCGTCATCTAGGCATTCAGCCTTCCAGACGATGTCAAGTTTGAAAAACGGTGATAACATCATCGTTGTTGCTTGA